Genomic DNA from Clavibacter michiganensis:
GGCGAGATCCGCGTGGCGGGCCAGGTGCCAGTCGCGCGCGGCACGCCGGTCGTCGTCGTAGCGGGAGCGCAGGCGCGCCTCGACGACCGCGGGCGACGCGGTCAGGAGCACGCACCGCACGTCGATCCCGAGGGCATCGCGGTACCGGTCGAGGTCGGCGCGCTCCGCGACCACCCCGCTGACCACGAGCTGCCGCGGCCCCGCCTCCTGGAACAGCGCCCACGTGGCGGCCATGGCCCGCGCCTCTACGAGGACGTTCTCCGGATCCCACGACGCGGGAGGCCACGACCGGTGGAACCAGTCGACGTCCATCAGGCTGAACGGCCGCCCGGCCTCGGCGAGCAGGTCGCCGATGCGCTCGAGCACGGCGCTCTTGCCGACGCCGTATGTGCCGTTCAGGAGGAGGGCGGGCGGGGATCCGGCGTCGACGGGCATGCGTCGATCCTGCCCGTGCCGGCGCGCGGGGGCGGCCGGCATCAGGTCGTCAGCTGCAGGACCCGCCGGGCCGCGATCGAGTCGAACGCCGCATGCACCTCGTGCAGCGCGGTCGCCCGCGCGGCGTCATCGAGGTGCGCCGGGCCGTACGTCACGACGGGCTCGAGGACGTCGTATCCCACGAAGCGCAGGGTGCCGTGGTGGATCGGGAACAGCAGCGCGTCGAGGTCGCCGAACCGCGATCCGGGGCCGAACGACCCGGGTGAGCCTCCCGTCGTGATGAGGAGCACGGCGCGTCGACCGACGAGGGCGGCCTCGTCGAACAGCCCGTGGTCGCCGCCGAAGACCGCGCCCATGACGAGGACCCGGTCGAGCCAGCCCTTGAGGATCGCCGGGACGGAGAACCACCAGAGCGGGAACGACAGCACGAGCAGGTCGGCCGCGAGGAGCGCGTCGAGCTGCCCGGCGACCGCGGGATCGAGCCGCCCGTCGCGGACGGCGGCCATCTGCTCGGCCTGCGGCTTGAAGCGCCCCTCGGCGTCGGGGAACTGGGCCCGCGCGAGCACCGGATCCCAGCCGGCCTCGTGCAGGTCGACGACCGTGACCGCGCAGCCCCGGGAGGCGAGGGCGCGTTCCGCCTCCCGCATCTGCGCCGTCGCGAACGACAGGGGCTCGGGGTGCGCGTGCACGATCAGGGCGGTGCGGGGGCTGTCGCGTGTCGTCATGGGATCACCATATCGACACATCGAAGATCATCGATGCGTAGGGTCGGGCTCAGATGACGTCGCCCAGCCCGCCCACGAGCTCGGCGATCCTCTCCTCGTCCCGCCGGTAGTGCGTGTACTTGCCGATCCGGCTCGAGGTCACGAGCCCCGCGCCCTCGAGCGCCGCCATGTAGGAGGAGACCGTCGACTGCGCAAGGCCCGACTTGAGCTGGATGTGGGTGACGCAGACGCCGTGCTCGCGCCGGTCGGCGATCGGCGCGTAGTCGGCGAACTCGCCCTCGGGATCGCGCAGCCACCGCATGATGCGCAGCCGCACGGGGTTCGCGAGGACCTTGAACACCTCGACGGCGTCGTCGTCGGCGTCGGGTCGGAAGCGGGGCACGCCCCATCCTCTCGCGGCGGGCGCGCCGCTACCGCGCGTTGGAGCAGGTCTCGGCCGCGGCCGTCTGCCCCGTCGCGTTCGAGGGCAGCACGGCTACGGGCGACGGATCCGCGGTCGGGGTCCCGGGATCCGCCGGCGCCGCATCCGCGGGCGGGGCCTCGACACCCGCGCCCGTGCTGTCGGGCGCGAGCGAGAAGTCCGCGTCGTCGGCGATGAGCTGCATCATCTGCGTCCCGCCCTGCACGTCCTGGGCGACCCGGCCGCTCTCGAGCCGGGTGCTCGGGTACTGCACGAACACGAACCTGTCGAGCGGGATCCCCGTCAGCGTCAGCGCGAGGGACGCGATCGCGGTCGGGTCGTCCAGGGACGTCGACAGGCTCATGTTCTCGACGGCCGCGCGGGCGATGCCGTAGAGCTTCGCGGGGTTCGTCAAGGTGTCGGTGCTCGTGATCGTGAGGACGAGGGCGCTGAGGAACACCTGCTGGTTGCTGATCCGGTCGATGTCGCTGTTGTCGCCGATGCCGTAGCGGGTGCGGAGGAACTGCACGGCGGTCTCGCCCTGGAGCGGCTGCGGGCCGGCGCCGAGGTCCAGGTCGGTCTTCCTGTCCTCGATCGGGTTGACCAGGCACACGGTGACGCCGCCCACCGCGTTCGACATGGCGACGACCCCGGTGAACTGGACGACGCCACCGTGGGGGATCTCGAGGCCCGTGATGGACTCCACCGTGCGCACGACGCAGTCCAGCCCGCCGTTCGAGAGCGCCGAGTTGATCGGGGCGCCGCTCTCGGCGGATCCCCCCGGTGAGGTGCTGGACCGGGGGCACGCCGGCCGGTCGATCAGCATGTCGCGCGGGAACGACACGACCGTGGCGCGCGTGTGGTCCTCGCTGAGGTGCAGGAGCATCGTCACGTCGTTGTTGTCCGCGCCACCCACCTTCCGCAGGTCGCCGTACCCGTCGCCCTGGTCCTTCCGGCTGTCGCTGCCGACCAGCAGGACGTTCGCGCCCCCGTCGATCCCGCCGATGGACGGGGGCGGCGCCTGCCCGTCGTCGATGTCGACCGAGTTCGCCTCGACGGTGCGCGCGAGGTCCCACGCGGCGAACGCCGCGACGGATCGGGTGCTCGCGATCACCACGGCCGTCACCGCGCCCAGCGCCTTCACCGCGGTGCGCACCCCGCTGGGCCTCCGCAGTCAGCCGTGCCGGGCGGTGCCGGGCGCGATGCGCGGGTCGGGTCGCTTCTCCGGTGACAAGGGGGCTCCTCGGCGTCGTGCAGGGGCCGTCCCGGTCGGATCGGCGGTGCCTCAAACGCTACGGACCCGGCCTCGGCACCGGTTCCCCCGAGCGATGCAGATGCCCGCCCCCG
This window encodes:
- a CDS encoding AAA family ATPase gives rise to the protein MPVDAGSPPALLLNGTYGVGKSAVLERIGDLLAEAGRPFSLMDVDWFHRSWPPASWDPENVLVEARAMAATWALFQEAGPRQLVVSGVVAERADLDRYRDALGIDVRCVLLTASPAVVEARLRSRYDDDRRAARDWHLARHADLAARLGASGLDGTTIATDDRTPREVARAALAWLDAGAR
- a CDS encoding LCP family protein; translated protein: MRTAVKALGAVTAVVIASTRSVAAFAAWDLARTVEANSVDIDDGQAPPPSIGGIDGGANVLLVGSDSRKDQGDGYGDLRKVGGADNNDVTMLLHLSEDHTRATVVSFPRDMLIDRPACPRSSTSPGGSAESGAPINSALSNGGLDCVVRTVESITGLEIPHGGVVQFTGVVAMSNAVGGVTVCLVNPIEDRKTDLDLGAGPQPLQGETAVQFLRTRYGIGDNSDIDRISNQQVFLSALVLTITSTDTLTNPAKLYGIARAAVENMSLSTSLDDPTAIASLALTLTGIPLDRFVFVQYPSTRLESGRVAQDVQGGTQMMQLIADDADFSLAPDSTGAGVEAPPADAAPADPGTPTADPSPVAVLPSNATGQTAAAETCSNAR
- a CDS encoding NAD(P)H-dependent oxidoreductase; amino-acid sequence: MTTRDSPRTALIVHAHPEPLSFATAQMREAERALASRGCAVTVVDLHEAGWDPVLARAQFPDAEGRFKPQAEQMAAVRDGRLDPAVAGQLDALLAADLLVLSFPLWWFSVPAILKGWLDRVLVMGAVFGGDHGLFDEAALVGRRAVLLITTGGSPGSFGPGSRFGDLDALLFPIHHGTLRFVGYDVLEPVVTYGPAHLDDAARATALHEVHAAFDSIAARRVLQLTT
- a CDS encoding ArsR/SmtB family transcription factor gives rise to the protein MPRFRPDADDDAVEVFKVLANPVRLRIMRWLRDPEGEFADYAPIADRREHGVCVTHIQLKSGLAQSTVSSYMAALEGAGLVTSSRIGKYTHYRRDEERIAELVGGLGDVI